From Lysobacter lycopersici:
TGGATGCCTACGAAACCCGCATCGACGACCTGATTTCCTACGACTCCTCGATCTTCCTGCCGAACAACATCGACAAGGCGCGCATCCGCGGCGTGGAGTTCACCGTCGATACCACGCTCGCCGGCTGGGATATCGGCGTGCAGTTGAGCCATACCGACCCGCGCAGCGAAAGCGGCTCCACCGACGGCAACCTCCTTGCGCGCCGCGCACGCAACACCGGCCGCATCGACCTCGACCGCGCGTTCGGCGCGTTCCGTTTTGGTGCGACGCTCAATGGTTCCGGCCCGCGCTACGACGATGCGGCGAACAGCGTGCGCCTCGGCGGTTTCGCCACCACCGACCTGCGTTTCGAATACGCATTCGACAACGACTGGACGCTGCAGGTGCGCGCGACCAACGTCTTCGACCGCCATTACGAAACCGTGGCCTGGTACAACCAGCCCGGCCGCGAATTCGGCCTGAGCCTGCGCTACGCGCCGAACTAGGCGAAGCGTAATCGCGATGCAAAAAGCCCGGGAACCCGGGCTTTTCATGTATTACAGTCATGATGCTCGCTATCGACAGATAAGCTCCGAATGCTCACCCGATCCAAGTGCGCTGACTCGTATTTTCTAGTGCAAGTAGTGGAAGCATCGCGGCATATCCAAGCACCGGAGGAACAGCGTCTCCGATCCACTTTGAGATCGCGGCTCTCGCAGGATCATGGCCATTTACGACAAAGCGGAAGCTATCTGGGAATGCTTGGATTCTTGCAGCCTCATGGGGAGTGATAACACGTGGCTGGAGAGGATGAATATATCGGCCGCGCCCGGGCGTCAAGAAGCCGGTTGTGATGGTTTGGGCAGGTTTCTCCCAAAACATCCGCCCATACACGGAGGGATATGAATGGCCATCCTTGTGGCAATCCGGCCGCTCATGATTTGGAAGCTCGTGCTTGTCATTCGCGAAAAGCCAACTTATCCGCGAGCGATTCTCCTCGGAAAGCGCCGGCACCGTATCCATAACACTCGTACTAGAATCCGCTGCCTTCTCGCGCATCAAGTCACCGATTGCCCACCCAAGATTCAACGCGTCCCTCTTCAACCCTGCGGATACAGCATTGAGCGTCAGTGAATGCTTGCGTGGGGCTACCTTTGCAGCGATTAGGAAATAGCGTTTGCGCGTCTGGGCCCAGCCCATGTCATTGGCAGCAAGCACGCCACTGTCGATGAACTTGTAGCCACACGCCTTTAGTAGCGCCTTGGCCGAAACGACGACACCGCTCTTATCATTTACGACGTCCGGCACGTTCTCGATTACGACCATGCGCGCCTTGAGCCCGATCGCAAGCGCGACCGCAGTCAGGTAGAGAAGGTTGCGAGGGTCCTCTCGCCGGGTTCTGTTGTTGAGATTCGAGTGTCCCTGACAGGGTGGCCCAGCCAAGAAAAGGTCGATTTTCCCGACTTCGCCAACAAGCGCCTCATCGATTATTTCTGGCTCGTAGGCAAAGCGAGCATCGCTCGCGATCCCACTGACATGAAAGTCCACCAGGCTGGACGCGCTGGTGTGAAGTATGTGCTTCGTTCCAAAGTTGGCGCGGTGAACTTGCAACCCACCTTCGTCGACATCTATGGCCGCAACAGCTTCGAATTTCCGACCCGCCGCCAAGATAGCTTGAGCCGCGCCCAGCGTCAGCCCTCCGCAGCCGCAGAACGCGTCGACGGTTCGTATCGGCGGCAGGTCCGACGACCCCTCTGATCTGATTTGAGCGCCTCTAAGAAAGCTCTGCCACCATGCAGCGTGACCGCCTGCGCCATCGTCGGCAAGATTGTCAATTTCGGATCGCCATACATCATCACCCAGCCTTAGATCGCGCGTGACGCGACCATTCTTAATGGCGTAACTTTCTAGCTCGGTGTTACTCATGCGCTCATGTCATGCCGCTTCCGGGACTCTGTCGATTTCTTCGTCAATGACCTTTCGACACTCAACTTCATCAAGAATCTCCATGAATAAATTTGTTCTCAAACGCCGGAGTCGCTTGACCAGCTCCCGAATCTGATCGACCTTCAAGAAGGGCTGGGTAGCATCAGCCTTATCGGGGTACTGAAACCGTATTAGGGCACGTGCGAAGTTTCTTGCATTCGCGTAGCCCTGTCGGAAAAGGTGACTCCGATAAAAGTCGATTTGGCCGTGATCGCATAGATGATATCGATCGGTGGCCTCTTCGTCGAGCACGAGTTCGGCGCGAAGCCAGAGTCGGTATAGAAGATTCTCGGACCTGGCACCTACGCCGTAGTTTGCAGCGCCTGTTCCACCCTTTGGATTGCCATATCTCCACTCCACGATGTCAGAAAAGTGGACAGCAGCCAGCCAGAGCCAAAAGTCGGGGTCGGCGAGGATATCCACTCCCACGGCGACCCGGGAATGGATCGTACGGGCGGCAAGGGCTTCGAACGCGTTCGCGCTCTTCGCACTCTTGAGGCCCTCTGGAAACCGGGACTTGATGCTGGCCAATTCCGCTACCAGTTCGTTCACGAATTTCTGGCAAATCTCGGGACCTTCCCCACGCGTTTTCACCAGGCGATCCAGTTCGACTGGCGTTCCGGCCCGCTTGTTGATGAAGAAGATCGAAGCATCCGTGGTTGTAAGGATGGGATAGCGCATCTGTTAAGCCTCCACGACCTTTCGTACCGACTCCTGGTCCGAGTGCAAAAGTGCGCGGATTCGGGGCATTCCAGGCTCTCCGGCCCAGTTAGTGAGATCGGTCATCGTCAACTGCGGTTCGATTCGCTTGAGGCGCTTGAAAAATGCGTCCAGCGGACTCCGTGGTTCTGGCGCTGCTGCGTCCTTCCATTCGGTCAAGCTGGCTGCGAGGAGCTGGCATGGAATTTCAGCCGCCAAGAAGGCCATGATTGGCCTGCTCATTGCGGGAAGGTTCTCCACCGCGAGCTTCTTGTGGACATCTTCGTGAATGCGAACTTTCGCGATCGGACGAGACTTGTCCACAGGCTCATTGAATCCCGTGTAGTAGTCCACGTGATAAAGCGTCTTGGG
This genomic window contains:
- a CDS encoding DUF6339 family protein — its product is MRYPILTTTDASIFFINKRAGTPVELDRLVKTRGEGPEICQKFVNELVAELASIKSRFPEGLKSAKSANAFEALAARTIHSRVAVGVDILADPDFWLWLAAVHFSDIVEWRYGNPKGGTGAANYGVGARSENLLYRLWLRAELVLDEEATDRYHLCDHGQIDFYRSHLFRQGYANARNFARALIRFQYPDKADATQPFLKVDQIRELVKRLRRLRTNLFMEILDEVECRKVIDEEIDRVPEAA
- a CDS encoding DNA cytosine methyltransferase, with protein sequence MSNTELESYAIKNGRVTRDLRLGDDVWRSEIDNLADDGAGGHAAWWQSFLRGAQIRSEGSSDLPPIRTVDAFCGCGGLTLGAAQAILAAGRKFEAVAAIDVDEGGLQVHRANFGTKHILHTSASSLVDFHVSGIASDARFAYEPEIIDEALVGEVGKIDLFLAGPPCQGHSNLNNRTRREDPRNLLYLTAVALAIGLKARMVVIENVPDVVNDKSGVVVSAKALLKACGYKFIDSGVLAANDMGWAQTRKRYFLIAAKVAPRKHSLTLNAVSAGLKRDALNLGWAIGDLMREKAADSSTSVMDTVPALSEENRSRISWLFANDKHELPNHERPDCHKDGHSYPSVYGRMFWEKPAQTITTGFLTPGRGRYIHPLQPRVITPHEAARIQAFPDSFRFVVNGHDPARAAISKWIGDAVPPVLGYAAMLPLLALENTSQRTWIG